The sequence below is a genomic window from Nitrosomonas sp..
AGTGTTTTTTTTATCGCGCAAGGTGAAATTCGTGTGACGTATCATTCCCTGTCAGGGCACGAAGTCATTTTATGCGATTTGTCCGCAGGTGAAATGTTTGGCGAGCTCTCAGCAATCGATGGAGAGTACCGCTCAGCAACCGTTCTGGCAAAAACAAGCACATTACTGGCATCGATGACGGCTGCCGATTTTATGAAAATTATCTATTCAAACCGTACTGTCGCCGGAACCATCCTAAAACGTCTGGTTAGCGAAGTCCGCAGACTGACCGATCGTGTGTATGACTTCAGTACCCTTGCAGTCAGTAACCGAATACAAACCGAATTATTGCGCATCGCCAAAAAACATATGACAGGGCCTAACACAGCAGTTATTTCTCCTGCACCCACCCATTTTGATCTCGCCAGCCTGGTCGGCACGCATCGCGAAGCTGTGACCCGCGAGCTTAGTAGTTTGGCTAAAAAAAAGGTTGTAATACGCAAAGGACAAGACTTGCATATTCTCGATATTGAAAAACTGACTGATATGGTCAATATGGTACGCGGCGGTATCTAAATATATGGATTTATTCCTGGAGAAGCTCCGGATTATGGTTCGTCTGACAAATGCGTTATCAATTTCCCTTTTTATTTTTCAACCAGATCGCGCACAAAATTTGGCAGCGCAAAAACGCCCTGGTGAGTATCGCCATTGTAAAACTGCAATTGCTGTAGATTACGCGCTTTAATGCGCCGGTCAATCTCTTCAGGCGAAAATGCTTTTGGATCAAGTTGTTCGGAACATACGGCCAAGGCCCACTGTGCGCCATAGAGTGGTATGTACATGGTATAGGGCCGCATAATATTGAAAACACCGTGCAGGCGTTGTGCGAGTTCAGCAACGCGCTCGGGTTGCGCCGTCGGCGAGCCGATATGAAGTGTCAGCAAACCCTCCGGATTCAGTGCCTGACGGCATTGCTGGAAGAATTCCACTGAGTAAAGCGCTGCGGCCGGTCCCACCGGATCATTAAGATCCAGTGCAATCAGGTCGAATTTATTCTGGGTTTCACGCACAAATTTCATGCCGTCATCCACAATCACCTGCAATCGGGGATTGTCAAACACGCCGTTATGTACCGCTTGAAAATGTTCCTTGGCTATCCTGACAACTTCTTCATCAATTTCGACCATGGTCACCCGCTCAACCGACGGATGTTTCAACGCCTCTTCGGATGAACCGCCATCACCGCCACCAATGATGAGTACATTTCTTGGCGCATCGTGAACTGTCAATGCGGGGTGAATCAGATTTTCATGATAAACAAACTCTTCCCGCTCGGAAGTCATATTGTAATCGTCCAGACGGAAAATCTTTCCATATTGCGGGGTATCGTAAATCGAAAGCTTCTGGTATTTGGTTCGCCATTCTCCGATTTGCCGACTGGCCTTGACATAGAAACCGATTGAATCATTCAGCGGTTCGACAAGCAGATGCTCGCCGCGCGCTATTTCATGTTTGGCAATTTCTTCCGGCTGAAAATATGCAACGATTGCATCAAACAATTTATGCGCCTTAATGCTGTTGTCAGCACTATAGTTGCATACATAAACATCCAGCGTTAATCCGTTATTTTCAGGCCAGGTATGGATTGCAACATGTGACTCGGCAAGAACAACTGTTCCCGTAAATCCCGAATCATCAAACTGCTTGAATGTGGTATCCATCACCGTCAAGCCGGAATTCCGCACCAAATCGATGCATTTTTCTTTAAAACCGGTGCCATCGAGCAGGCGTTGCGGGTCGCAAAGGCAACCGCTCAAATCACCAATTAGATGCAAACCGTTCATGGCCGTATCTCCAGATACGCTGTCAGGTACGGTTTAAAATGGATTATAGGATATAAAGTGTTGTCGCTGTCTGGCAGCGGAATAGTGGAATCTTCGTTTTCGTTCAATTCGTGCAAAACCCAACATGGGCACCTCATCTACACATTACAGCAAGGCGCCTGGTTAAGAATTCGGCCTCGACCGAGCGTATGCATTCTGAAACTCACCGGCATAAATTATTATTTTGATGAGATTCACGCAAAAGCGGAATTTTACTTGGAAGTTGCACGAAATGGAATACTTAGCGTTCATTTATGTTGAAGGTTTGTCATCATCCTCGCGAAACCTGGGCAAGACATCACTGCACGTTTATTTAAAAACGATTTTAAACTATATAGAATTAGCTTGATCATTCAATGCGCTTGCAGATTAAATCTTCTCTTCATCTGACCGCATAGATTGGTAAAGATTGAGATATTCCTGGGCGCTTTTGCTCCAAGTAAAATCAGCTTTCATGCCATTTTTTGCAAGTTTTTTCCATATTCCTGATTTTAGATAGACTTTTTGCGCCTGGCCAATTGCTTCACTTAAAGCCGTTACTGTCGGCTGATTAAACACGAATCCCGTAGCGGTGTTGTTTGCAATCGCCTCCCCGGTTGCATCAATCACCGTATCGGCCAGTCCGCCGACATTGTGAACGATCGGGACTGTGCCATAACGCAGGCTGTAGAGCTGATTCAATCCGCACGGCTCAAACCTTGACGGCATCAAGAAGGCATCAACCCCGGCCTCAATCTGATGTGCAATTTTTTCATAGTAACCAATGTGGACACCGATTTGTTTTGGGTTTTTTCCAGCCAGATCAATCAGCGCTTCCTCAAAACCTTTGCCGCCCGAACCCAAAAGGCAAAATTGCACCGGTTTTTCGTCTATGCTTTTCAGGAATTCAATAATCAG
It includes:
- a CDS encoding Crp/Fnr family transcriptional regulator — its product is MATISVERACAMLSTIKEFQALSPSDLTEIANDCHWDRYHEGKEIIHFHDKSNSVFFIAQGEIRVTYHSLSGHEVILCDLSAGEMFGELSAIDGEYRSATVLAKTSTLLASMTAADFMKIIYSNRTVAGTILKRLVSEVRRLTDRVYDFSTLAVSNRIQTELLRIAKKHMTGPNTAVISPAPTHFDLASLVGTHREAVTRELSSLAKKKVVIRKGQDLHILDIEKLTDMVNMVRGGI
- the speE gene encoding polyamine aminopropyltransferase, yielding MNGLHLIGDLSGCLCDPQRLLDGTGFKEKCIDLVRNSGLTVMDTTFKQFDDSGFTGTVVLAESHVAIHTWPENNGLTLDVYVCNYSADNSIKAHKLFDAIVAYFQPEEIAKHEIARGEHLLVEPLNDSIGFYVKASRQIGEWRTKYQKLSIYDTPQYGKIFRLDDYNMTSEREEFVYHENLIHPALTVHDAPRNVLIIGGGDGGSSEEALKHPSVERVTMVEIDEEVVRIAKEHFQAVHNGVFDNPRLQVIVDDGMKFVRETQNKFDLIALDLNDPVGPAAALYSVEFFQQCRQALNPEGLLTLHIGSPTAQPERVAELAQRLHGVFNIMRPYTMYIPLYGAQWALAVCSEQLDPKAFSPEEIDRRIKARNLQQLQFYNGDTHQGVFALPNFVRDLVEK